In the Deinococcus proteolyticus MRP genome, one interval contains:
- a CDS encoding AAA family ATPase: MFNPTDHLDNAYQVSSEFDFIAKNTVIPDAQKLKERGPEMTMYAPGIGNAAFALLNNQVELRSTEGGTTISLGGTPLLHIKDLEWTPLDRRAEHALTTPLTGLVMALTTERLPRSYKALLSLVQNLNKISLAFPVNKNALASSPNNSLVKNALLRLSDTLDWEMRQLNIVVQPSIASSPAGGTQLNLATLLRPKPAGKLSSPKERLARLAQRGGTALLIGPPGTFKTETAKQTAVQEGMQLIIAKGAPGVEDRDFIGGIYPTEKGPQWIDGPLSRAFVSASQGKTLLLIDEVLRYHPENLNVIIGAMDTVSTEEAVAIGIPRSALTGDRHYLLSLPNGDILPAPYENLLWVMTTNIGADHLQTADRFDAALLSRIDLIQEYTYPDEGQATALYTKIAEDPDLAALTYQAELVTRDALQAEGTLLVRSLEARKCIALIREVRSLELSGVDRSSAFLDAVDSIVIPYCVPRDLNGVLDAEAAEMLRRRIEEEVLGL, from the coding sequence ATGTTCAATCCAACCGACCATCTCGACAATGCGTACCAAGTCAGCAGCGAATTCGACTTTATTGCCAAGAACACCGTGATTCCCGACGCCCAGAAGCTTAAAGAACGTGGCCCGGAAATGACAATGTACGCTCCAGGCATCGGCAATGCCGCATTTGCCCTGCTGAACAATCAGGTTGAACTGCGCAGCACCGAAGGCGGCACCACCATCAGTCTCGGTGGAACACCGCTGCTGCACATCAAGGACCTGGAGTGGACACCACTGGACCGCAGGGCCGAACACGCACTCACCACACCACTGACCGGTCTGGTCATGGCCCTGACCACCGAGCGACTCCCCCGCAGTTACAAAGCGCTGCTCTCGCTGGTTCAGAACCTGAACAAGATCAGTCTGGCCTTTCCAGTCAACAAGAACGCACTGGCCAGCAGCCCCAACAACAGCCTGGTGAAGAATGCGCTGCTGCGGCTGAGCGACACGCTGGACTGGGAGATGCGCCAGCTGAATATCGTGGTGCAGCCGTCCATAGCTTCATCCCCTGCAGGCGGCACGCAACTGAACCTGGCCACATTGCTGCGGCCCAAGCCTGCCGGAAAGCTGAGCAGCCCAAAAGAGCGGCTGGCAAGACTGGCACAGCGGGGAGGCACGGCACTGCTCATCGGTCCCCCCGGCACCTTCAAGACGGAGACCGCCAAACAGACCGCCGTACAAGAGGGCATGCAGCTGATTATCGCCAAAGGTGCCCCCGGCGTAGAAGACCGTGACTTTATTGGCGGGATCTATCCTACCGAGAAGGGTCCACAGTGGATCGACGGACCACTGTCGCGCGCGTTTGTCAGCGCCAGCCAGGGCAAGACGCTTTTGCTGATCGATGAGGTTCTGCGGTACCACCCGGAGAACCTGAACGTGATCATCGGCGCGATGGACACGGTCAGTACGGAAGAGGCAGTGGCCATCGGCATTCCGAGAAGCGCACTGACAGGCGACCGGCATTACCTGTTGAGCCTGCCGAACGGTGACATTCTTCCGGCACCGTACGAGAATCTGCTGTGGGTCATGACGACCAACATCGGTGCAGACCACCTGCAGACTGCAGACCGTTTTGACGCGGCGCTTCTGTCGCGCATCGATCTGATTCAGGAATACACCTACCCGGACGAGGGGCAGGCCACTGCGCTGTACACCAAAATCGCCGAAGATCCGGACCTGGCGGCACTGACCTATCAAGCGGAACTGGTCACCCGCGATGCCCTGCAGGCAGAAGGTACCCTGCTGGTCCGGTCACTGGAAGCCCGCAAGTGTATCGCCCTGATCCGGGAGGTCCGGTCGTTGGAACTGAGCGGCGTGGACCGCAGCAGCGCCTTTCTGGACGCCGTAGACAGCATCGTCATTCCTTACTGCGTACCACGCGACCTGAACGGTGTACTGGATGCCGAGGCAGCAGAAATGCTGCGCCGACGCATCGAAGAGGAGGTGCTGGGGCTATGA
- a CDS encoding VWA domain-containing protein produces MFNQPRHGTLPWHQQLQWRNWIQSLFNMAARTREYRLDIQEGGVVAGISTQNKTLILHPELREILDTKRGTHRFDPGHDHDRLSLLLRATVTHEAGHVQFSDARPTEPLLGDIWNILEDERMERCMVRRFPELYSDFTFLGDVMLSLHQTEGLDLPTACLVWRWAHDRPDVPFTTANNDLWENEIRPRVEAAWESDRAGTLQLAKEIIDLLPEEERTAPPETSADGGGSNASQPEERPPRSPQAQHGSKASGSSDADSDEQEAGETGRAGSEDGQGPGEKAGEETGEETGEDFSSGSETESSENSPAEHDRRSTANGPDAGKRNSLQHPLSEQAGEEAGEEQATGSAGHGEALPEPPLAPETSDDPLREIEGLARSLATALAPPTRPAGTRTHRTKGRFSYGHYEQGRERYFRHRVKPGKPDRYVLKVAIDISSSMQGPRLKAARQAALMVIRAAELSQGRTDLMAFNDQVYSIGDYGTSTKEQYRAVARLRAEGGTNLAQAMDMLLLNTAQPGEEEVIVVISDGAIDRYDQAHCAALMQNETRMVLPVLIGDAAFNSVQWSAAFGYTMPVMDLQDIARTIKTHIQRKRMQALA; encoded by the coding sequence ATGTTCAATCAACCCAGACACGGCACGCTGCCGTGGCATCAGCAACTGCAGTGGCGCAACTGGATTCAGTCGCTGTTCAACATGGCTGCACGCACCCGGGAATACCGCCTGGACATTCAAGAGGGTGGAGTGGTTGCCGGTATCAGTACCCAGAATAAAACGCTGATTCTGCACCCGGAACTGCGGGAGATCCTTGATACCAAACGGGGAACCCACCGCTTCGATCCAGGCCACGACCATGACCGCCTCAGCCTGCTGCTGCGGGCGACAGTCACCCACGAGGCGGGACACGTCCAGTTCAGTGATGCAAGGCCTACCGAGCCGCTGCTGGGAGATATCTGGAACATTCTTGAAGACGAGCGGATGGAACGCTGCATGGTCCGGCGTTTCCCGGAACTGTACAGCGATTTCACCTTTCTTGGAGATGTCATGCTCAGTCTGCACCAGACTGAGGGGTTGGACCTGCCCACTGCCTGCCTGGTCTGGCGGTGGGCGCACGACCGTCCGGACGTTCCGTTTACCACAGCCAACAATGACCTGTGGGAGAACGAAATCCGTCCCCGGGTCGAGGCCGCCTGGGAAAGCGACCGTGCCGGCACGCTGCAACTTGCCAAAGAGATCATCGACCTGCTGCCTGAAGAGGAGCGCACGGCCCCACCTGAAACCAGTGCCGACGGTGGAGGAAGCAACGCGTCTCAACCCGAAGAGCGCCCGCCCCGCTCCCCGCAGGCTCAGCATGGTTCAAAGGCCTCCGGCAGCAGTGATGCCGACTCTGACGAGCAAGAAGCCGGCGAGACTGGCAGGGCTGGGTCTGAAGATGGGCAGGGCCCGGGCGAAAAGGCGGGCGAAGAAACGGGCGAAGAGACGGGCGAAGACTTCAGCTCCGGAAGCGAAACGGAAAGCAGCGAGAATTCCCCTGCAGAACATGACCGCCGCAGCACTGCCAATGGACCGGATGCAGGAAAGCGCAATTCGCTGCAACACCCTCTCAGCGAGCAAGCAGGGGAGGAGGCTGGTGAGGAGCAGGCGACGGGCAGCGCAGGTCACGGCGAAGCGCTGCCAGAGCCGCCGCTGGCCCCAGAGACTTCAGATGACCCCCTACGCGAAATCGAGGGGCTGGCCCGCTCACTGGCGACCGCACTGGCGCCACCCACACGGCCGGCCGGCACCCGCACGCACCGGACCAAAGGCCGCTTCTCCTACGGTCACTACGAGCAGGGCCGTGAACGTTACTTCCGCCACCGCGTGAAGCCTGGGAAACCTGACCGCTACGTTCTGAAAGTGGCGATTGACATTTCCAGCAGCATGCAAGGACCCCGGCTCAAAGCCGCGCGTCAGGCCGCCCTGATGGTCATCCGCGCTGCCGAGCTCAGTCAGGGCCGCACCGACCTGATGGCGTTCAACGATCAGGTGTATTCCATCGGGGATTACGGGACCAGCACGAAAGAGCAGTACAGGGCTGTTGCACGGCTCCGCGCCGAAGGAGGCACCAACCTCGCACAAGCAATGGACATGCTGCTGCTGAACACGGCCCAGCCCGGTGAAGAAGAAGTGATCGTGGTGATCAGTGATGGTGCCATTGACCGGTATGACCAGGCCCACTGCGCAGCGCTGATGCAGAACGAGACCCGTATGGTGTTGCCGGTGCTGATTGGTGACGCTGCGTTCAACAGCGTGCAGTGGTCCGCCGCTTTCGGTTACACCATGCCGGTGATGGACCTGCAAGACATTGCCCGCACCATCAAGACCCACATCCAGCGTAAGCGGATGCAGGCGCTGGCCTGA